GGACACAACAATCCAAGCAGAGAACAAACTCAGCGAACTGCTTAAGTTCAGCCCTCATACactaactgttttttttaagcttaaaGTATAGCTGTGTGTATTTTCTAACCCCTCCAGAATTAAGAGCAAATTTTCATTGTAGACTTGTGAAACAAATCGCAACTGTGGGAAAATTATTTAGCATTTACAAATCTGAAAATGGactgtacttaaaaaaaaaaaacagtacttGAATGTTTAATGGTAATTTGGGGGGGAAGGCATAGAATGCTATATGAAACAGTTTCACTGTCTGCCATGTTGTCTTCACCAGGTGGCAAGTATGTCCCCCGTGCAGTGCTGGTGGACCTGGAGCCAGGCACAATGGACTCTGTGAGGTCTGGCCCGTACGGTCAGGTGTTCAGACCTGACAACTTTGTCTTTGGTGAGcagtttcatgttgaaatcTTGATTTCAATCTACTCTGAGAACTGTGACTGAAACTGCTGAATACATGGTATTAACGAAGCTTGGCTGCAAATTTTATAAAAAGATGAGCATAATCTCACTTTCCTGAAAATCTATAGATCTAAATTATCTAGTCATGTTGTGGGTGTATTGCGTTTAACACAGCTCACTGAATTTTGTACACTTCAGGCCAGAGCGGTGCTGGAAACAACTGGGCTAAAGGCCACTACACAGAGGGTGCTGAGCTGGTGGACTCGGTCCTGGATGTGGTGAGGAAAGAGGCAGAAAGCTGCGACTGCCTGCAGGGCTTCCAGCTCACCCACTCCCTGGGCGGAGGGACGGGCTCGGGCATGGGAACGCTGCTCATCAGCAAGATCCGGGAGGAGTATCCAGACCGCATCATGAACACCTTCAGCGTGGTGCCGTCCCCCAAGGTTCAGACACCTCCCTGTGAATGTGATGAGAGTGAGAGTCTGGCTGTCTGCCTGCTGTGACGCTTCTCCCTCCCGCCTGCAGGTGTCGGACACGGTGGTGGAGCCGTACAACGCCACCCTGTCAgtccaccagctggtggagaacACGGATGAGACCTACTGCATCGACAACGAGGCTCTGTACGACATCTGCTTCCGCACCCTGAAGCTGACCACGCCCACCTACGGAGACCTCAACCATTTGGTGTCGGCCACCATGAGCGGGGTGACCACCTGCCTGCGCTTCCCCGGCCAGCTCAACGCCGACCTGAGGAAGCTGGCTGTCAACATGGTGCCGTTTCCCAGGCTGCACTTCTTCATGCCGGGCTTCGCCCCGCTGACCAGCCGCGGCAGCCAGCAGTACCGGGCTCTGACCGTCCCCGAGCTCACCCAGCAAATGTTCGACTCAAAGAACATGATGGCGGCCTGCGACCCTCGCCATGGCCGCTACCTGACGGTGGCCGCCATCTTCAGGGGCCGCATGTCCATGAAGGAGGTGGACGAGCAGATGCT
Above is a window of Salarias fasciatus chromosome 19, fSalaFa1.1, whole genome shotgun sequence DNA encoding:
- the LOC115406639 gene encoding tubulin beta-4B chain, whose protein sequence is MREIVHLQAGQCGNQIGAKFWEVISDEHGIDPSGTYHGDSDLQLERINVYYNEATGGKYVPRAVLVDLEPGTMDSVRSGPYGQVFRPDNFVFGQSGAGNNWAKGHYTEGAELVDSVLDVVRKEAESCDCLQGFQLTHSLGGGTGSGMGTLLISKIREEYPDRIMNTFSVVPSPKVSDTVVEPYNATLSVHQLVENTDETYCIDNEALYDICFRTLKLTTPTYGDLNHLVSATMSGVTTCLRFPGQLNADLRKLAVNMVPFPRLHFFMPGFAPLTSRGSQQYRALTVPELTQQMFDSKNMMAACDPRHGRYLTVAAIFRGRMSMKEVDEQMLNVQNKNSSYFVEWIPNNVKTAVCDIPPRGLKMAATFIGNSTAIQELFKRISEQFTAMFRRKAFLHWYTGEGMDEMEFTEAESNMNDLVSEYQQYQDATAEEEGEFEEEGEEEMA